From Borrelia sp. RT5S, the proteins below share one genomic window:
- a CDS encoding DUF2147 domain-containing protein, with protein MIRRTLVVVFLSFLPSFVFSETVDAGNAQDGSEVLGYWVGYDDATNVKNSVVYVYKYRDRVYGRILNVIREGKVYDVDNPSGSRVVGFDQLGIEGLDFMWGLKYFPDYGKWDQGKIIDPKNGKIYTSEMKVDSETGNLVTKGKVWVFGRTKVWTRARKDEIPRLDVNGLVPNPPVGEE; from the coding sequence ATGATTAGAAGGACTTTGGTGGTTGTGTTCTTATCTTTTCTTCCATCTTTTGTGTTCTCTGAGACCGTTGATGCTGGGAATGCGCAAGATGGAAGCGAGGTTTTGGGGTATTGGGTTGGGTATGATGATGCTACTAATGTTAAAAACTCTGTGGTATATGTTTATAAATACAGGGACAGGGTGTATGGTAGAATATTAAACGTGATAAGGGAAGGGAAGGTTTATGATGTTGATAATCCTTCGGGTTCTAGGGTTGTGGGTTTTGATCAATTGGGGATTGAGGGCCTTGATTTTATGTGGGGACTTAAATATTTTCCCGATTACGGTAAGTGGGATCAGGGGAAAATCATTGATCCTAAGAATGGTAAGATTTATACCTCTGAGATGAAGGTAGATTCAGAAACGGGGAACCTTGTGACCAAGGGTAAGGTTTGGGTTTTTGGTCGAACTAAAGTTTGGACAAGAGCCAGGAAAGATGAGATCCCGAGGCTTGACGTGAATGGCTTGGTGCCAAATCCTCCTGTGGGGGAAGAATAG
- a CDS encoding adenine phosphoribosyltransferase, which produces MVNKTGYYDKFILRVPDFPKQGILFYDITGVLLKMEAYESLIEDAYAFYSSKKIDYIAAVESRGYLVGSPLALKMKLPLLLIRKGGKLPREVLREEYELEYGCSSIEIHKDDVKKHSNILLVDDILATGGTLKAAAMLLEKAGGVVSDIFCFIELAGLNGRDVLGDYNFNSLVRYP; this is translated from the coding sequence ATGGTAAATAAGACAGGGTATTACGATAAGTTTATTTTAAGGGTGCCTGACTTTCCAAAGCAGGGGATACTTTTTTATGATATTACTGGTGTTTTATTGAAAATGGAAGCTTATGAGTCTTTGATTGAGGATGCATATGCGTTTTATTCGTCAAAAAAGATCGATTATATTGCTGCTGTTGAATCAAGGGGGTATCTTGTTGGATCTCCTTTGGCTTTGAAAATGAAATTACCTCTTTTGTTGATTAGAAAAGGGGGTAAGCTTCCCAGGGAGGTTTTAAGAGAGGAATATGAGCTTGAATATGGATGTAGCAGTATTGAGATACACAAAGATGATGTTAAGAAACATTCAAATATTTTGTTGGTAGATGATATTTTGGCTACTGGGGGCACATTAAAAGCAGCGGCTATGCTACTTGAGAAAGCTGGGGGAGTAGTATCTGATATCTTTTGTTTTATTGAACTTGCAGGACTTAATGGTAGAGATGTTTTAGGGGATTATAACTTTAATTCCCTCGTCAGGTACCCCTGA
- the rplU gene encoding 50S ribosomal protein L21, with amino-acid sequence MYALLDIKGKQYKAVVGEILKIDKIDSSEGEKVEFGSVTLVKKEGDVSIGRPYVVGSCVRCTYLEERKDKKVIAYRYRRRKSSERKVGHRQVYSYVLVNDIVCQ; translated from the coding sequence ATGTATGCATTGTTAGATATAAAGGGAAAGCAGTATAAAGCTGTTGTGGGGGAGATTTTAAAGATAGATAAAATTGATTCCAGTGAGGGCGAGAAGGTGGAGTTTGGAAGTGTCACCCTTGTAAAGAAGGAAGGGGATGTGAGTATAGGGAGGCCTTATGTTGTAGGGTCTTGTGTGAGGTGTACTTACTTGGAGGAGCGGAAGGATAAGAAGGTTATTGCTTATAGGTACAGACGGAGAAAGTCAAGTGAGCGAAAGGTGGGACATCGGCAAGTTTATTCTTATGTGTTGGTTAATGATATTGTTTGTCAGTGA
- a CDS encoding ribosomal-processing cysteine protease Prp → MIDVLIKTQNSVIIYILADGHARGGGCVNVVCSSFSFLLRTFLSVLDFEEEDFVVENDLRGYLEFRSSFRDLDKKSLLYYSGFLIRGIRDLCFEYPCDIKLILEEIDGNE, encoded by the coding sequence GTGATTGATGTTTTAATTAAAACTCAAAATAGCGTGATTATTTACATATTGGCTGATGGGCATGCTAGGGGTGGTGGCTGCGTTAATGTAGTTTGTTCTTCTTTTTCTTTTCTTTTAAGAACATTTTTAAGTGTTCTTGATTTTGAGGAAGAGGATTTCGTAGTTGAAAATGATTTAAGGGGATATTTGGAGTTTAGGTCTTCGTTTAGAGATTTAGATAAGAAGAGTCTTCTCTATTATAGTGGTTTTTTGATAAGGGGAATAAGGGATTTATGTTTTGAGTACCCTTGTGATATTAAGTTGATTTTGGAGGAAATTGATGGCAACGAGTAA
- the rpmA gene encoding 50S ribosomal protein L27 has translation MATSKSGGSSKNGRDSVSKRLGVKRSGGQFVRAGEIIVRQRGTRFHRGKNSGLGRDYTIFALKDGLVEFKTSRGRKYVNIV, from the coding sequence ATGGCAACGAGTAAGAGTGGTGGTAGCTCTAAGAACGGAAGGGATTCTGTATCCAAGAGGCTTGGTGTTAAGAGGAGTGGGGGGCAATTTGTCAGGGCTGGAGAGATTATTGTAAGGCAGCGCGGTACTAGGTTTCATAGGGGAAAGAATTCTGGGCTAGGTAGAGATTATACCATCTTTGCATTAAAGGATGGCTTGGTGGAGTTTAAAACCTCTAGAGGCCGGAAATAT